From Geomonas agri, one genomic window encodes:
- the pilM gene encoding type IV pilus biogenesis protein PilM, producing MLMSGKSLGLELSAAGFSFALASGGKTPTIEAGLTLPFAPGLLALSRRDPNVADARAFVAALKEAHLRLLTKERSVCVSLPDAVGRVVLLDLEARFRNREEGLDVIRWKLKKSLPFEIGAVHLDYQTLEEKENGSVSLLVSLISRPVVLQYEELLIEAGLEPKLIDFTSFNLYRLFQPRLDLSEDGAFVSFYQGAMTVLIFNGGVLSFYRTKEGVGDVQNLFREVNSSFLVYDDQTSGQSVSEVFCTAAPGDAEAFRALVAEASGLEPVLLDVERLVQQAPALGLDRPGLHALSGALGAALRSL from the coding sequence ATGCTAATGTCCGGAAAAAGCCTTGGGCTTGAGCTCTCCGCCGCCGGCTTCAGCTTCGCCCTGGCCAGCGGTGGCAAGACCCCCACGATCGAGGCGGGGCTCACACTGCCGTTCGCGCCGGGCCTTTTGGCCCTGTCGCGCCGCGACCCGAACGTTGCCGACGCCAGGGCCTTCGTCGCCGCTCTCAAGGAGGCGCACCTGCGCCTTCTGACCAAGGAGCGCAGCGTCTGCGTTTCGCTCCCCGATGCCGTGGGACGCGTTGTGCTCCTCGACCTTGAGGCGCGCTTCAGGAACCGCGAGGAGGGGCTCGACGTCATTCGCTGGAAGCTCAAAAAGAGTCTCCCATTCGAGATCGGGGCGGTGCACCTTGACTACCAGACCCTGGAGGAGAAGGAGAACGGTTCGGTATCGCTTCTCGTGTCGCTGATCTCCCGGCCGGTGGTACTGCAATACGAGGAACTCCTCATCGAGGCGGGTCTTGAGCCCAAGCTGATCGACTTCACCTCGTTCAACCTGTACCGCCTGTTCCAGCCCAGGCTTGACCTGTCCGAGGATGGCGCCTTCGTTTCCTTCTATCAGGGTGCGATGACGGTGCTGATCTTCAACGGCGGCGTGCTGAGCTTTTACCGGACCAAGGAAGGGGTGGGGGATGTGCAGAACCTGTTCCGCGAGGTGAACAGCTCCTTCCTGGTCTACGACGACCAGACTTCCGGGCAGAGCGTCAGCGAGGTCTTCTGCACCGCAGCTCCCGGTGATGCCGAGGCCTTCCGCGCCCTCGTGGCAGAGGCGAGCGGCCTGGAGCCGGTACTGCTCGACGTGGAGCGCCTGGTCCAGCAGGCACCCGCCCTGGGATTGGATCGACCGGGGCTGCATGCGTTGTCCGGTGCACTGGGCGCCGCGCTGAGGAGCCTGTGA
- a CDS encoding PilN domain-containing protein, translated as MKLTINLATRRYVNLPQLNAILTVSFVILVLLLVYLVREVANNQVEINKIKSQSAAASRGPAGAAPIPAEQMTALEAKIAFANTLIDHKSVNWLAMLDKLELVVPAGVALTQVEPDPKDPQVLKLSGAALNFGNLRTLLENMEQSPNFSDVYLLSQNERKVGKDQQGFGFSLSCKVSNR; from the coding sequence ATGAAACTCACCATCAACCTGGCCACCAGGCGCTACGTCAACCTGCCCCAGCTCAACGCCATCTTGACCGTGTCGTTCGTCATCCTGGTGCTGCTCCTGGTTTACCTGGTGCGTGAGGTGGCCAACAACCAGGTCGAGATCAACAAGATCAAGAGCCAGAGTGCAGCGGCGAGTCGCGGGCCTGCGGGTGCAGCTCCCATCCCTGCCGAGCAGATGACGGCGCTGGAGGCAAAGATTGCCTTCGCCAACACCCTCATTGACCACAAGTCGGTGAACTGGCTCGCCATGCTGGACAAGCTGGAGCTGGTGGTGCCGGCAGGGGTGGCCCTGACCCAGGTCGAGCCGGACCCCAAGGACCCGCAGGTCTTGAAACTGTCCGGCGCCGCCCTCAACTTCGGAAACCTGCGCACGCTGCTGGAGAACATGGAGCAGTCTCCTAACTTCTCCGATGTCTACTTGTTGAGCCAGAACGAGCGCAAGGTTGGTAAGGACCAGCAAGGATTTGGTTTCTCACTCTCGTGCAAGGTCAGTAACCGATGA
- the pilO gene encoding type 4a pilus biogenesis protein PilO gives MNYQMLLDMLVARRKSFAFIGFLALLVLAAELYISSYQRPELGKVQQAWFAKRDALARGETQADATKYQQGMRDLDEFRKYLVPKKELPALLTRLYDTAKKNSVALNGITYKPGKEKVKGSQVLTYGISFNATGKYGSVKSFLADLARLREMLVIEGVSLSNTSATEENVELRISTTVYLTEGA, from the coding sequence ATGAACTACCAGATGCTACTCGACATGTTGGTCGCACGGCGCAAATCCTTCGCCTTCATCGGTTTCCTGGCGCTGCTCGTCCTGGCCGCTGAGCTCTATATCTCCAGCTACCAGCGACCGGAGTTGGGAAAGGTCCAGCAGGCCTGGTTCGCCAAGCGTGACGCATTGGCCCGCGGTGAGACCCAGGCAGATGCGACCAAGTACCAGCAGGGCATGCGCGACCTCGACGAGTTCCGCAAGTACCTGGTCCCGAAAAAAGAGCTGCCCGCGCTGCTCACCCGACTCTACGACACGGCGAAGAAGAACTCGGTCGCCCTGAACGGCATTACCTACAAGCCGGGCAAGGAAAAGGTGAAAGGGAGCCAGGTTCTGACCTACGGCATCTCCTTTAATGCGACCGGCAAGTACGGGTCGGTGAAGAGCTTTTTGGCCGACCTTGCGCGTCTCCGGGAAATGCTGGTCATCGAGGGCGTATCCCTGAGCAACACGAGCGCGACCGAAGAAAACGTAGAACTGAGGATCTCGACCACGGTCTACCTGACGGAGGGGGCATGA
- a CDS encoding type II secretion system protein PulP: protein MNRQKLALFLLLLVFAGSVVYAIVRSPRQQQVATLKNQPGARATVLRKKPDLAPKAAAPAAGVVHLDLLQREKPGFSGFRRNIFSPIFRDEQKLANLKLPPPPPPPKKLPPLPAALPVVPPPPPPPPTQEQLDEAELGKFVFIGFLKKGTARTVFLSKGGEIFLARKGGQVGSRFQVSNITDDAITIKSMQTDRQLVIPLVENRSLSVRRASASPRP, encoded by the coding sequence ATGAATCGCCAGAAACTAGCGCTTTTCCTGCTGCTCCTCGTCTTCGCGGGGTCCGTCGTCTACGCGATAGTGCGCTCGCCGCGGCAGCAGCAGGTGGCCACACTGAAGAACCAGCCCGGCGCCAGGGCCACCGTGCTCAGGAAGAAGCCTGATCTCGCACCCAAAGCGGCAGCACCGGCAGCCGGCGTGGTGCATCTCGACCTGCTGCAGCGGGAGAAACCCGGTTTCAGCGGTTTCAGGCGCAACATCTTCTCCCCCATCTTCAGGGACGAGCAGAAGCTGGCAAACCTGAAACTGCCGCCGCCACCGCCTCCCCCCAAGAAATTGCCCCCGCTGCCCGCGGCCTTGCCGGTGGTGCCACCGCCGCCGCCACCGCCGCCGACCCAGGAGCAACTGGACGAGGCCGAGCTGGGCAAGTTCGTCTTCATAGGATTTCTGAAGAAGGGGACCGCGCGGACCGTGTTCCTCTCCAAGGGAGGCGAGATCTTCCTGGCCAGGAAGGGCGGCCAAGTGGGCTCGAGGTTCCAGGTCTCCAACATCACCGATGATGCCATCACCATCAAGTCGATGCAGACCGACCGACAACTGGTGATTCCGCTGGTAGAGAATCGGTCGCTCAGCGTGCGCCGCGCCAGTGCCAGTCCCAGGCCTTAA